A window of Gossypium hirsutum isolate 1008001.06 chromosome D13, Gossypium_hirsutum_v2.1, whole genome shotgun sequence genomic DNA:
tatgTTAGGGTAATTTGGCAAACAAAGCAAGTTTAAGAGCTAAAAGAGACGAAAATTTAAATAGAggactaaaatgactttttttataaagttggagaaCCAAATAAGTCTTTATACCTAATTTTACACTagttaaatttacttaatttaacattgattttgaataatttaaaatattttcaaaaatactgTCATTATAATTAAATTACACCATCAATTCAATTGAAAATATACAATGTTAAAGCCTACTATAAGTCCCTATACTATATcataaaattcattttagttcttatactattaaaacaaacattttagtccctatacatttaaaaagttaatatattaGTCCCCACACGTTAACTTTACCATTAATGGAACGGCATGACTTAATGGTAGTTGGCgtgacattaaaaaaataaatcgacTTAAAAAGCTAAAAAACAGTTTTAAAGAATGAGTAAAGGTAAgaaattgatttttcttttacCCAAAGTGTTTTCAGTTCTATTAGTTTTCTATACATAAttgttatgtttaaattatatgtaGTTTGATCCACATTAGTCACCATTAAGCCGCATAATTCCATTTGTTTTCAAGACTAGTAAACTTTTAAtttgttgtaatattttatttaatgccACATCAACCACCATTAAGCAACGTCATTCCATTAACGATAAAATTAACATAAAGGGACTAAAATATCGATTTTTCAATTTCCTTTCAATGGTAGAGGAACTAAAATGGACTTCTTGACGTGGTACAGTGGTATAGAGACTTATAGTAAACTTTAATCAATATACAaagactttttttatttaaaaatctcattataagttctaattgtatatgttctttttgacacaatactagaactacccatagccccttcctaacccataaataggagaataatgtgcTTCGTCGcactcaaactcacgtcctcctacattgacaacaatgccAATactaatcgagctaagactcaatcaatcGACCAATTTACAAAGACTTAAAAGAAGCATATCTTTTAACTTTGAATTTTGGTGATTCTATATGTAGACTAAGATGTTGGATACGAACCTAACGGAGCAATAATAATCACTTAAAACTCTTTTGAGTAAACGTAACGCTTCCTCCAAGGCAATTCATTTtaggttaatattttttttcataaatccctttgtaaatttaaaatgtagccttaatatttttatttttaaaattttaattttactatttaaattcaaaatttaattacagttaaaattattttgttaaatttagatttattataaCTTTATTTTTCTAGGTACATGATTTttaagtgaatttttcttttttatttcaaagtCATATCAATAAATTTAGCAAAAAATGTTATCAGTATTAataattggacttgaattttaaaaattaaaaaataaaaggactaaatttttaaagttaaaagtgtgaaaattaaattctaaatttatgaaataatgtaaaataatagtACCATTCACTCCCTTCAAGTCTTCACTTTGACAATATTAGTGCATGGTTGGCAATGGGCGGTGGTGCTTCTATTCATCCTCAGCTTACATATTTGTGGCCAAAATTGAGCCAACAAAGGTGTCTCAGCCACCCCCTCTTTGTCGTTTATAACAAAAACATTCCAATGGGTTTTCACTTCATTTCCCATTAAATTAAATCCACAGACAAAATTGCATTAAAAGGGttgaagttagaaatttttttagataatatattttttaatagttaaaatatgattttatcattgtattagtttatatttttcataaaatttaaaaaattaaattaaaattttattatgtttaaaagtttaatgtgcaatttgaccatttactaatttataattttataaaatataaaaggctAATGagataaattttccattttagggccTGGCCCTGCCAGCCCTTTGCTGCCGCCCTGATTGGTCGGTCATAATTCATAAACAACtaaaaagttgaaataattataCTTAGATTAAACCCCTGGCCTATAAAAAACACACCACACCAAGCTCTAACACCCCATTAAcccaaaaaagggaaaaaaaaaaaaaacaaatcacaagagtttttttaaagttttgttCTAAAATGGAAGGCAGGGAAGAAGATGTTAGATTGGGAGCCAACAGGTTTTCAGAGAGGCAACCTATTGGAACAGCAGCTCAAAGCCAAGATGAAGGGAAGGACTATACTGAGCCACCACCGGCTCCATTTTTCGAGCTACGCGAGTTGTGCTCTTGGTCCTTTTATAGAGCTGGGATTGCTGAGTTCATGGCCactttccttttcttatatatcaCCATTTTGACTGTTATGGGTGTTGTCAAGGAAAACACCAAGTGCCGTACTGTTGGGATTCAAGGCATAGCTTGGGCTTTTGGTGGCATGATCTTTGCTCTTGTTTATTGCACTGCTGGAATCTCTGGTAAGTGGTATCTCTCTTGGTAAAACTACTGTGGATGATCATTTACAATGTAAATCCCActgcattttattttctttattaaaaaaaataatgaattaatctCTATACATTAATTTAAAgagtaaaataatttattttatgtgtaTATTAAGCTGACATACATGAATTACTTATAAtaaaaatcgataaaattttacaaaaaattaacttattttttaatctaaCGTATAATGATTGATTTATCTATTTTTCgtataaagaaatcaaaatacaaTTCGAGTCCGATactttcatggtacttttacccccACCCTCTTTTGAAGCCAAGAATGATTTGGATGATTGATGAAATGATGTGATATAGGTGGTCATATAAACCCGGCGGTGACATTTGGGTTGTTTTTGGCGAGGAAACTGTCGTTTGCTAGGGCGGTTTTCTACATGGCGATGCAGTGCTTGGGAGCCATATGTGGTGCGGGTGTGGTTAAAGGGTTCATGGGGAAGACAAGGTACGGTCTTTTGGGTGGTGGAGCCAACGCTGTGAACCCTGGCTATACTAAAGGAGCTGGGCTTGGTGCTGAGATCGTTGGTACTTTCGTGCTTGTTTATACTGTCTTCTCAGCCACTGATGCCAAACGTAGTGCTCGAGACTCCCATGTCCCTGTAAGCTCCTTTTCATCAATGGCTTCCTTCttttaaacaatttaaagaaaGCTTATTGAATGGTGCTAACTTTTGAATTGTGGTGGTAGATTTTGGCACCATTACCAATAGGGTTCGCAGTGTTCTTGGTGCACTTAGCCACTATCCCAGTCACTGGAACCGGTATTAACCCAGCTCGTAGTCTTGGTGCAGCCATCATCTTCAACAAGGACAAGGGTTGGGATGACCACGTAAGCCTATAAAATTTTCTCAGCACTATCACTCTCTAAATTATGAGCCAAAATTCAGATTGGTCCCCAATTTCAGtttttcaaagtattaatatcaTTTAAGTTGTTTCGGTCAATCAAGTTATCATTTTAGGCATTAAATACTAACTCGAATCTAATcgatattttttctaattttgggtGCAGTGGATATTCTGGGTGGGTCCATTCATTGGGGCACTACTGGCAGCACTTTACCACCAAGTTGTAATCAGAGCCATTCCTTTCAAATCAAAGTGACGAGATCAAAGTGATGATTGTGATCTTAAAAGATAAACTCAAAGTGTAATATGCTTCAATTTCAATGGAAGCCTTGTTTGCTTGTTTGCAAAGTGGGCATTTATATCCATGTCTAAATTATGATATTGTCTTTGACCTCATTCGTTTTCTCCTTCCATGCCATATAAGCAATCATTAGCTACATATTATAATATTAGTCTCTCAACTTgaaaatataacaattttatataaatttcttgACGATGTGGTACAATCTTAAAATGTTATATTCGGTGTTTTAATAAATAGATTAATGGTTAAACAAGTCAGACTATCAGTTCTTGATCTAACCAGTTCAATCGATTCGACTGTCAGaccaacaaaaattaattaattaaatttcataaaaatctaaaacaattaaaatgtaaaaaaattattaaactaattCAACCCATTCAAATACCAATTTTTACCTCGACTTTCGGTTTTTACCAAATTCAAGTTGTTTTCAAGTCAATCAGTTCAACCATTTTGTTCAAAATATTATATAGACCTGTTCTTAGTTTATCCAATTCGGTCATGTTCTAGTAACTAGTAATACTGGTCAAatcatcaaatcttgacaaaatcCAAGTTTAGATACCAAAATAGATCTGATAACCAAATTCAAGAGTCAAATTGGACCAAAAAAATACAAATGCCAAAATGGACCTACTAATCAAGTTTAAAGCcgaaaaatcatatatataatagtcacttcctttaaaaatttattttatggattTTTCTCATCACATCATATAGGGTcactttctaattatttaatgatatttcagtaatttttttcatgtaattGACATAcacttttggtaatttttttactcGGAATCCTAAACCTCGAATTCCGAGTCTTAAACCCCAAACTTTAAATCTGAACCAAACCCCAACCCATACCCTAAAGTATCCTAATTTAGGGTTTGAGGTTCAAGATTTAATATTCAAGGTTTCGAGTTTGGGGTAAATTTTTTATCAAAGATTATGTATCAATGACttgaaaaattgataaaatattattaaataatttgaaagaGACAATGTATAATGTGATgagaaaaattcataaaataatttctccccataatacatttatttaataaaaatacaattaaaaacatGTCCCAAATTTTTAATCCCTATACCAAAGTTTGGTTTTATATGGTAGGTGCTACCTAACCAAACCATGGTTTGTCCCAAGTCTCAACATCTCCACTTGGCTTTTGGATCAGctgtctttttatttttctaaatcaTGTTAATTTAAGTTAAACTTTTTTTAATCGAATAGAATAAGATTTAagagttagggtttaaggttttacagcttaaaatttaagatttcgaaattttacataaaaatagattaagtttagatttaataataatagttaacTGGATAATTCTTGATGTattaaattaatcataataaGAATACTTTTTTTACGGAAATATTTTCAACACTTATGGATGTCGAGTTTAATATAAGTTGTTAATTACTTATTTTCTTCATGATAAGAGAAAAGATAAGGAAAGAGAATGTCAGCTGATAAAGTTGATTTAGAATTTTGACACAGATAAGTATcgagttatgttttatttatttaaattcgaATTTAGATTCCAACTCCAATTAATGTcgagttcaatttaataattttattatatataacatAAAACTTTTATTACAAGATCTATTTTTTCAATGAgaaaactcaaaaagaaaaaaactaacaATCTAAAAGAAAAAGTTGGGTTATAGATAGTAGGTGCTACCTGACCAAACCAGTTTGTCCATAGTCTCAACACTTTCCACTTGCTTGAGACTAGATTGCATTTTCCTTGCAAAGTCTTAAAAGTTATTTTCAACGATGATGAGGATGATTATGGTATCCTTTCAAAACACCATTGTTTTCGGAATAGTTTAGATCGAAAAACAATTGAAGTATCGGTTTAGAATAAAGGATTGGGTCAGTTGATTTGTAAATCAATTGAACCACCAATTGAATcgttttctatatattttttaatatttatgatttttttaaattatttaattaattagacCAAATAAGCTAATCAGATTGAGAATCAATAATTGACCGATTCAACTACTggtctaattttaaaaattctctaaATAAACATAACTTGAGAGAAAGATACCAATGTCGTAACTTTGGCGAAACAAGAAGATGTAGACAAGCTTAGGTCACATTTATTATAAGGCTAACAGGTCTTTAAAGTACTtagatttttccaaaaaaatcaattaagtccttaTACTCTTTTTACACTCAATTAACCCTTGAATGttaaatttcaatcaattaaatcaTTTGACCATTAAAGTTAACAATCAATCGTTAAAGGGTAACAATAGTCGTTTTGGGGGTTGTTTTCACCATGTGgcacatcaagattgtgtcatGTGGCAAAATCTggtatattatatttaaaattattaaaaactgcaaaaattattaaaataacaaatacataaattaaaaaattgtgaaaattatgaaaattatttaaaatatcataaaatatagaaaagtgcaaaaaattataacaaattaaagaattatataaatcataaaaaaattatatgaattatgaaagaaataaaaatttaaaaattatgaaaatatttaaaaaaatagaaaattattaaatgtattaataaaatttacaatatattataaaaaagcacaataagaataaaaattgtaaaacaaattaaaaatatatgaaaaaaattatatatatatatatatattttcacttgTCCACTAACCATCATTTGATCATTGAAGCTATTTGTTGTGCTCGTTCGTCACGGACCTCCCCAAAGCTTGCAGCCCTTTATCAGTCGTCAATGATAGGGGAGTGTTTTGAGATGCAAACTAATGTGAAGAAATAGATTGAGAAAACAAGTGCCAACCGACACTATATATAAAATTGTAGgtattcatttatattttttaaacttcatataattttgatatatatatttttttcacttttctatttttataatatttcaaataagtTGTTGtgtttttaattcatattttaataattcttttacatttttttgtgtaatttacatatttttaaaaaatgtttttgttattttaatattttttgaaattttatatatattttaaaattttgtacatctattatactttttttatgattttctatcatttctattgttttttattaacattttaatgattttaagtaCAAAATGTCTTCTTGG
This region includes:
- the LOC107918697 gene encoding probable aquaporin PIP-type 7a isoform X1; the encoded protein is MEGREEDVRLGANRFSERQPIGTAAQSQDEGKDYTEPPPAPFFELRELCSWSFYRAGIAEFMATFLFLYITILTVMGVVKENTKCRTVGIQGIAWAFGGMIFALVYCTAGISGGHINPAVTFGLFLARKLSFARAVFYMAMQCLGAICGAGVVKGFMGKTRYGLLGGGANAVNPGYTKGAGLGAEIVGTFVLVYTVFSATDAKRSARDSHVPILAPLPIGFAVFLVHLATIPVTGTGINPARSLGAAIIFNKDKGWDDHWIFWVGPFIGALLAALYHQVVIRAIPFKSK
- the LOC107918697 gene encoding probable aquaporin PIP-type 7a codes for the protein MEGREEDVRLGANRFSERQPIGTAAQSQDEGKDYTEPPPAPFFELRELCSWSFYRAGIAEFMATFLFLYITILTVMGVVKENTKCRTVGIQGIAWAFGGMIFALVYCTAGISGGHINPAVTFGLFLARKLSFARAVFYMAMQCLGAICGAGVVKGFMGKTRYGLLGGGANAVNPGYTKGAGLGAEIVGTFVLVYTVFSATDAKRSARDSHVPILAPLPIGFAVFLVHLATIPVTGTGINPARSLGAAIIFNKDKGWDDH